One genomic segment of Fusobacterium nucleatum includes these proteins:
- the mglB gene encoding galactose/glucose ABC transporter substrate-binding protein MglB, with translation MKKFGMLLGSIILASALVACGEKKEEAKTDAPATEKLSIGLTAYKFDDNFIALFRKAFEAEAAAKADTVEVTAIDSQNSVATEKEQIEAVLEKGVKAFAINLVDASAADGIINLLKEKDVPVVFYNRKPSDEAIASYDKLFYVGIDPNAQGIAQGELIEKLWKENPDLDLNKDGVIQYVMLTGEPGHPDAVARTKYSISTLNDHGVKTEELHQDTAMWDTATAKDKMDAWLSGPNGSKIEVVICNNDGMALGAIESMKAAGKILPTFGVDALPEALVKIEAGEMAGTVLNDAKGQASATFNMVVNLAQGKEATEGTDLKLDNKVILIPSIGIDKSNVADFK, from the coding sequence ATGAAAAAATTCGGTATGTTATTGGGTTCAATTATTCTTGCATCAGCACTAGTTGCTTGTGGAGAAAAAAAGGAAGAAGCTAAAACTGATGCTCCTGCAACAGAAAAATTATCAATAGGATTAACTGCTTATAAATTTGATGATAACTTTATAGCTTTATTTAGAAAAGCATTTGAAGCTGAAGCAGCAGCTAAAGCTGATACAGTTGAAGTAACTGCTATAGATTCTCAAAACAGTGTTGCTACTGAAAAAGAACAAATAGAAGCAGTTCTTGAAAAAGGTGTTAAAGCTTTTGCTATAAACCTAGTTGATGCCTCTGCAGCAGATGGGATTATCAATTTATTAAAAGAAAAAGATGTTCCAGTTGTATTTTATAATAGAAAACCTTCTGATGAAGCAATAGCTTCTTATGATAAATTATTTTATGTAGGAATTGACCCTAATGCTCAAGGAATTGCACAAGGTGAATTAATTGAAAAATTATGGAAAGAAAATCCTGACCTTGACTTAAATAAAGATGGAGTTATCCAATATGTAATGTTAACAGGAGAACCTGGACACCCAGATGCAGTTGCAAGAACTAAATATTCTATTTCTACTTTAAATGATCATGGAGTAAAAACAGAAGAATTACACCAAGATACTGCTATGTGGGATACTGCTACTGCAAAAGATAAAATGGATGCTTGGTTATCAGGACCTAATGGTTCAAAAATAGAAGTAGTTATCTGTAATAACGATGGAATGGCTTTAGGAGCTATTGAATCAATGAAAGCTGCTGGAAAGATTTTACCTACATTTGGTGTTGATGCATTACCAGAAGCTCTAGTTAAAATAGAAGCTGGAGAAATGGCAGGAACTGTTCTTAATGATGCTAAAGGACAAGCAAGTGCAACATTCAATATGGTAGTTAATTTAGCACAAGGAAAAGAAGCTACTGAAGGAACTGACTTAAAATTAGATAATAAAGTAATATTAATTCCTAGTATTGGAATAGACAAATCTAATGTTGCAGACTTCAAATAA
- the mglA gene encoding galactose/methyl galactoside ABC transporter ATP-binding protein MglA, translating to MENLKYVLEMENISKEFPGVKALDNVQLKLKPGTVHALMGENGAGKSTLMKCLFGIYEKNSGKILLDGVEVNFKSTKEALENGVSMVHQELNQVLQRNVLDNIWLGRYPMKGFFVDEKKMYNDTINIFKDLDIKVDPRKKVADLPIAERQMIEIAKAVSYKSKVIVMDEPTSSLTEKEVDHLFKIIKKLKESGVGIVYISHKMEEIKMISDEITILRDGKWISTNDVSKISTEQIISMMVGRDLTERFPKKDNKAKEMILEVKNLTALNQPSIQDVSFELYKGEILGIAGLVGSKRTEIVETIFGMRPKEHGEIVLHGKSVKNKSPEDAIKNGFALVTEERRSTGIFSMLDVAFNSVISNLDRYKNKFRLLKNKDIEKDTKWIVDSMRVKTPSYSTKIGSLSGGNQQKVIIGRWLLTEPEVLMLDEPTRGIDVLAKYEIYQLMIDLAKKDKGIIMISSEMPELLGVTDRILVMSNGRVAGIVKTSETNQEEIMELSAKYL from the coding sequence ATGGAAAATCTAAAATATGTATTAGAAATGGAAAATATTTCCAAAGAATTTCCTGGAGTAAAAGCACTAGATAATGTTCAATTAAAATTAAAACCTGGAACTGTCCATGCCCTAATGGGAGAAAATGGAGCTGGAAAGTCAACATTGATGAAATGTTTATTTGGAATTTATGAAAAAAATAGTGGGAAAATTTTATTAGATGGAGTGGAAGTTAATTTCAAATCTACAAAAGAAGCCTTAGAAAATGGTGTTTCTATGGTTCACCAAGAATTAAACCAAGTTTTACAAAGAAATGTACTTGATAATATTTGGCTTGGTAGATACCCAATGAAAGGATTTTTTGTAGATGAAAAGAAAATGTACAATGATACAATTAATATCTTTAAAGATTTAGATATTAAAGTAGATCCTAGAAAAAAAGTAGCTGATTTACCTATTGCTGAAAGACAAATGATAGAAATAGCTAAGGCAGTATCATATAAGTCAAAAGTAATAGTTATGGATGAACCTACTTCTTCACTAACTGAAAAAGAAGTTGATCATTTATTTAAAATCATCAAAAAATTAAAAGAAAGTGGAGTTGGAATTGTTTATATTTCTCATAAAATGGAAGAAATAAAGATGATTTCTGATGAAATTACTATTTTAAGAGATGGTAAATGGATATCAACTAATGATGTTTCAAAGATTTCAACTGAACAAATTATAAGTATGATGGTAGGTAGAGATTTAACTGAACGTTTCCCTAAAAAAGATAATAAAGCTAAGGAAATGATATTAGAAGTTAAAAATTTAACAGCTTTAAATCAACCGTCTATACAAGATGTAAGTTTTGAACTTTATAAAGGCGAAATTTTAGGAATAGCTGGACTTGTTGGTTCTAAAAGAACAGAAATAGTTGAAACTATTTTTGGAATGAGACCAAAGGAACATGGTGAAATTGTTTTACATGGTAAATCTGTAAAAAATAAAAGTCCAGAAGATGCTATAAAAAATGGTTTTGCCTTAGTAACAGAAGAACGTAGAAGTACAGGAATATTTTCAATGTTAGATGTGGCATTTAACTCTGTTATTTCTAACTTAGATAGATATAAAAATAAATTTAGACTTCTTAAAAATAAAGATATAGAGAAAGATACGAAATGGATAGTAGATAGTATGAGAGTAAAAACTCCTTCCTACTCTACAAAAATTGGAAGCCTTTCTGGTGGAAATCAACAAAAAGTAATTATTGGAAGATGGCTACTAACTGAACCAGAAGTTCTTATGCTTGATGAACCTACTAGAGGTATTGATGTTTTAGCAAAATATGAAATTTATCAATTAATGATAGATCTTGCTAAAAAAGATAAAGGAATTATAATGATTTCTTCTGAAATGCCTGAACTTTTAGGAGTAACAGATAGAATACTTGTTATGAGTAATGGTAGAGTTGCAGGAATTGTTAAAACATCTGAAACTAATCAAGAAGAAATAATGGAACTATCAGCTAAATATCTATAA
- a CDS encoding NAD(P)/FAD-dependent oxidoreductase, translating into MEKIYDVIIVGAGPAGLTAGIYAGRGNLSTLILEKEGIGSMIMTHQIDNYPGSHIGASGKEIYDTMKKQALNFGCEIKPATVLGFDPYDEIKVVKTDAGNFKTKYIIIATGLGKIGAKKIKGENKFLGAGVSYCATCDGAFTKGRVVSLVGKGDEIIEEALFLTRYAKEVNIFLTSDDLDCNEELKEAILSKENVKITKKVKLLEIKGEEFVTELNLEIAGNTETISTDFVFLYLGTKNNIELYGEFVNLSETGYIITDETMKTRTDKMYAIGDIREKDVRQVATATNDGVIATTFILKEILKSKKK; encoded by the coding sequence ATGGAAAAAATATATGATGTTATAATTGTTGGAGCTGGTCCTGCTGGACTAACAGCTGGAATATATGCAGGAAGAGGAAATTTATCAACTCTTATTTTGGAAAAAGAAGGAATAGGAAGTATGATAATGACTCATCAAATAGACAACTATCCTGGTTCTCATATTGGAGCCTCTGGAAAAGAAATTTATGATACAATGAAAAAACAAGCTTTAAACTTTGGTTGTGAAATAAAACCTGCAACAGTTTTAGGATTTGACCCTTATGATGAAATAAAAGTTGTAAAAACAGATGCAGGAAATTTTAAGACAAAATATATTATAATAGCAACTGGATTGGGTAAAATTGGTGCTAAAAAAATAAAAGGTGAAAATAAGTTTTTAGGTGCAGGTGTTTCTTATTGTGCAACTTGTGATGGAGCTTTTACAAAAGGTAGAGTTGTTTCATTGGTTGGAAAAGGTGATGAAATTATTGAAGAAGCTTTATTTTTAACTAGATATGCAAAGGAAGTAAATATCTTTTTAACTTCTGATGATTTAGATTGTAATGAAGAATTAAAAGAAGCTATTTTATCAAAAGAAAATGTAAAAATTACAAAGAAAGTAAAACTTTTAGAAATAAAAGGAGAAGAATTTGTAACAGAATTAAATTTAGAAATAGCTGGCAATACAGAAACTATATCAACTGATTTTGTTTTCTTGTATTTAGGTACAAAAAATAATATTGAATTATATGGAGAGTTTGTTAATTTAAGTGAAACAGGATATATAATAACAGATGAAACTATGAAAACAAGAACTGATAAAATGTATGCTATTGGAGATATAAGAGAAAAAGATGTAAGACAAGTTGCCACTGCCACTAATGATGGAGTAATAGCGACAACATTTATTTTAAAAGAAATATTAAAATCTAAGAAAAAATAA
- a CDS encoding MBL fold metallo-hydrolase: MRVKCFHLGAYGTNCFLAYDENNIAYFFDCGGHNLDKVYEFISEYNLDLKYIVLTHGHGDHIEGLNDLASHYPKAKVYIGEEDKDFLYNSELSLSDAIFGEFFKFKGEIHTVKEGDMIGDFKVIDTPGHTIGSKSFYYEKDKILISGDTLFRRSYGRYDLPTGSLEMLCHSLKKLSKLPDETVVYNGHTDNTTIGEERRFLERVGIL; this comes from the coding sequence TTGAGAGTAAAATGCTTTCATTTAGGAGCTTATGGAACAAATTGTTTCTTAGCTTATGATGAAAATAATATAGCTTATTTTTTTGATTGTGGAGGACATAATTTAGATAAAGTCTATGAATTTATAAGTGAATATAATTTAGATTTAAAATATATAGTGTTAACACATGGACATGGAGATCACATTGAAGGTCTTAATGATCTAGCTTCTCACTATCCAAAAGCAAAAGTGTATATTGGTGAAGAAGATAAAGATTTTTTATATAATTCTGAACTTAGTTTATCAGATGCTATTTTTGGAGAATTTTTTAAATTTAAAGGAGAAATTCATACTGTAAAAGAAGGTGATATGATAGGAGATTTCAAAGTTATCGATACTCCCGGACATACTATTGGATCAAAGAGCTTCTACTATGAAAAAGATAAAATTTTAATATCAGGAGATACATTATTTAGAAGAAGTTACGGAAGATATGATTTACCTACTGGAAGTTTAGAAATGTTATGTCATAGTTTAAAAAAATTATCAAAATTACCAGATGAAACTGTTGTTTATAATGGACATACGGATAATACAACTATTGGAGAAGAAAGAAGATTTTTAGAAAGAGTTGGAATACTTTAA
- a CDS encoding L-lactate dehydrogenase, with amino-acid sequence MLQTRKVGIVGIGHVGSHCALSMLLQGVCDEMVLMDIIPEKAKAHAIDCMDTISFLPHRAIIRDGGIQELSKMDVIVISVGSLTKNEQRLEELKGSLEAIKSFVPDVVKAGFNGIFVTITNPVDIVTYFVRELSGFPKNRVIGTGTGLDSARLKRILSEVTNIDSQVIQAYMLGEHGDTQVANFSSATIQGVPFLDYMKTHPEQFKGVELSVLEKQVVRTAWDIISGKNCTEFGIGCTCSNLVKAIFHNERRVLPCSAYLDGEYGHSGFYTGVPAIIGSNGIEEILELPLDERERKGFEDACAVMKKYIEIGKSYKIV; translated from the coding sequence ATGTTACAAACAAGAAAAGTTGGAATTGTTGGAATTGGTCATGTTGGAAGTCATTGTGCCTTATCTATGTTATTACAAGGTGTATGTGATGAAATGGTTTTAATGGATATTATTCCAGAAAAAGCAAAAGCTCATGCAATAGATTGTATGGACACTATAAGTTTTCTTCCTCATAGAGCTATTATTCGTGATGGAGGAATACAAGAGCTTTCAAAAATGGATGTAATCGTAATCAGTGTTGGAAGTTTAACAAAAAATGAACAAAGATTGGAAGAATTAAAAGGCTCATTAGAAGCTATAAAAAGTTTTGTTCCTGATGTTGTAAAAGCAGGATTTAATGGAATTTTTGTTACAATAACTAATCCAGTTGATATAGTAACTTATTTTGTAAGAGAGCTTTCGGGCTTCCCTAAAAATAGGGTTATTGGAACAGGAACAGGTCTAGATAGTGCAAGGTTAAAAAGAATTTTAAGTGAAGTTACAAATATTGATAGCCAAGTTATTCAAGCATACATGTTAGGAGAACACGGAGATACACAAGTAGCAAACTTTTCAAGTGCTACAATACAAGGAGTACCATTTTTAGATTATATGAAAACTCATCCAGAACAATTTAAAGGAGTAGAACTTTCTGTTTTAGAAAAACAAGTAGTTAGAACAGCTTGGGATATTATTTCTGGAAAAAATTGTACAGAGTTTGGAATAGGCTGTACTTGCTCTAATTTAGTGAAAGCAATTTTTCATAATGAAAGAAGAGTTTTACCATGTAGTGCTTATTTAGATGGTGAATATGGACATTCAGGTTTCTATACAGGAGTTCCAGCTATTATTGGAAGTAATGGAATAGAAGAAATTTTAGAACTTCCTTTGGATGAAAGAGAAAGAAAAGGCTTCGAAGATGCTTGTGCTGTAATGAAAAAATATATTGAAATTGGAAAATCTTACAAAATAGTATAA
- a CDS encoding MFS transporter: MQSKESNIKLLLLGRAVSLFGNTIYLIVLPLYILNITQNLKTTGIFFASINLPTIIISPLIGTLIEKFNKKNIILICDFLTSMLYFILFLYFKNSNSLIFLLIVSLILNIISKFFEIASKVLFSEINTPETLEKYNGLQSFLENAVMIFGPVIGTYLFATFTFNFVLIIISLAYFLSFLQELFIKYEKNTNLSKEKSSFFKDFKEGISYIKSKKIIFNFFILAMFLNFFIVNNDEIINPGILIKKYQISEKLFGFSVACYGLGSVVAGIFIYYNKKFKLLKKLKLLFILNSSLMCLGGLLSIILFKYNHYIYFTIFIFFQFLIGMITTFVNVPLISSFQKNVEIEYQSRFFSILSFFSNGLGPLGVLYAGYLSSYIGADITYIIDNIAIIIIVFLVFKNIERDC; this comes from the coding sequence GTGCAGAGTAAAGAAAGTAATATAAAACTGTTATTATTAGGTAGAGCAGTATCCTTATTTGGAAATACAATTTATCTAATAGTTTTACCATTGTATATATTAAATATTACTCAAAATTTAAAAACAACAGGTATTTTCTTTGCTTCTATTAACCTTCCTACAATAATTATTTCACCACTTATAGGAACATTAATAGAGAAATTTAATAAAAAGAATATAATTTTGATATGTGATTTTCTAACTTCAATGTTATATTTTATTTTATTCCTATATTTTAAAAATTCTAATTCGTTAATTTTTTTACTTATAGTTTCATTAATTTTAAATATTATTTCAAAATTTTTTGAGATAGCCTCTAAGGTGTTATTTTCAGAAATTAATACCCCTGAAACACTTGAAAAATATAATGGTTTACAAAGTTTTTTAGAAAATGCAGTTATGATTTTTGGACCAGTTATTGGAACTTATCTATTTGCTACATTTACTTTTAATTTTGTTTTGATAATTATATCCTTAGCTTATTTTTTATCCTTTTTACAAGAGCTATTTATAAAATATGAAAAAAATACTAATTTATCAAAAGAAAAGTCAAGTTTCTTTAAAGATTTTAAAGAAGGAATAAGCTATATAAAAAGTAAAAAAATTATTTTTAATTTCTTTATATTAGCTATGTTTTTAAATTTTTTTATAGTAAATAATGATGAGATAATTAATCCTGGAATTTTAATAAAAAAATATCAAATATCTGAAAAATTATTTGGATTTTCAGTTGCTTGTTATGGACTAGGAAGTGTAGTTGCAGGAATTTTTATTTATTATAATAAGAAATTCAAACTTCTTAAAAAATTGAAATTGCTATTTATTTTAAATAGTTCTCTGATGTGTTTAGGAGGGCTCTTATCTATAATACTATTTAAGTATAATCATTATATATATTTTACAATTTTTATATTTTTTCAATTTCTAATTGGAATGATAACTACCTTTGTAAATGTTCCATTAATATCCTCATTTCAAAAAAATGTTGAGATTGAATATCAAAGTCGTTTTTTCTCAATTTTATCATTCTTTTCTAATGGATTAGGTCCCTTAGGAGTTTTATATGCAGGATATTTATCATCATATATCGGTGCTGATATTACTTATATAATTGATAATATAGCTATTATAATTATAGTGTTTTTAGTTTTTAAAAATATAGAAAGGGATTGTTAA
- a CDS encoding ROK family protein has protein sequence MKHYIGIDLGGTNTKIGVVDSEGNLINSKIIKTNSHQNVDKTLERIWETAKKLVVEKEIPLFSVVGIGIGIPGPVKNQSVVGFFANFDWEKNLNLKEKMEKLSGIETRIENDANIIAQGEAIFGAAKGKKSSITIAIGTGIGGGIFYNGNLISGMSGVGGEIGHMKVVKDGKTCGCGQNGCFEAYASASSLVKEAKERLKLNEDNLLFKEINGNLNELEAKNIFDAARKGDQFSKDLIEYESDYLALGIGNLLNIINPECIVISGGVSLAGDEILLPIKEKLKKYTMPPALENLELKIGTLGNEAGVKGAVALFI, from the coding sequence ATGAAACATTATATTGGTATTGATTTAGGTGGAACTAACACAAAAATAGGAGTAGTTGATTCAGAGGGAAATTTAATAAATAGTAAAATTATAAAAACTAACTCTCATCAAAATGTTGATAAGACATTAGAAAGAATTTGGGAAACTGCAAAGAAATTAGTTGTAGAAAAAGAAATTCCACTTTTTTCTGTTGTAGGAATTGGTATTGGTATTCCAGGACCTGTAAAAAACCAGAGTGTAGTAGGTTTCTTTGCAAATTTTGATTGGGAAAAAAATCTTAATTTAAAAGAAAAAATGGAAAAGCTAAGTGGAATAGAAACAAGAATAGAAAATGATGCTAATATTATTGCACAAGGTGAAGCTATCTTTGGAGCTGCAAAAGGAAAAAAATCTTCAATAACTATTGCAATAGGGACAGGAATAGGAGGAGGAATTTTTTATAATGGAAACCTTATTTCTGGTATGTCTGGTGTAGGTGGAGAAATTGGACATATGAAAGTAGTAAAAGACGGGAAAACTTGTGGTTGTGGTCAAAATGGATGTTTTGAAGCTTATGCCTCAGCTAGCTCTCTTGTTAAAGAAGCAAAAGAAAGATTAAAATTAAATGAAGATAATTTACTTTTTAAAGAAATTAATGGAAATTTAAATGAGCTTGAAGCAAAAAATATTTTTGATGCTGCAAGAAAGGGAGATCAATTTTCAAAAGATTTAATAGAATATGAAAGTGATTATTTAGCTTTGGGAATAGGAAATCTTTTAAATATAATAAATCCTGAGTGCATAGTTATAAGTGGAGGTGTTTCTCTTGCAGGAGATGAGATTTTACTTCCAATAAAAGAAAAATTGAAAAAATACACTATGCCTCCTGCTCTTGAAAATTTAGAGTTAAAAATAGGTACTTTGGGTAATGAAGCAGGTGTAAAAGGAGCTGTAGCACTTTTTATTTAG
- the mglC gene encoding galactose/methyl galactoside ABC transporter permease MglC, with protein MIARTNEGKIDYKKIIIESGLYLVLFCMLVAIIIKEPTFLSLRNFKNILTQSSVRTIIALGVAGLIVTQGTDLSAGRQVGLSAVISGTLLQSMTNVNKAFPKLGEFSIFTTILIVVVVGVVIASINGVVVATLNVHPFIATMGTMTIVYGINSLYYDKAGAAPISGFVEKYSKFAQGYIKIGSYTIPYLIIYAAIATLIMWTLWNKTKFGKNVFAVGGNPEAAKVSGVNVVLTLMGIYALSGAYYAFGGFLEAGRIGSATNNLGFMYEMDAIAACVIGGVSFYGGVGRISGVITGVIILTIINYGLTYTGVSPYWQYIIKGIIIVTAVAFDSIKYAKKK; from the coding sequence ATGATTGCAAGAACTAATGAAGGAAAAATAGATTATAAAAAAATTATTATAGAAAGTGGACTGTATCTTGTATTATTTTGTATGCTTGTTGCAATAATAATAAAAGAGCCTACTTTTTTAAGTTTAAGAAACTTTAAAAATATTCTTACGCAATCTTCTGTAAGAACAATTATTGCACTTGGTGTTGCTGGTCTTATAGTAACACAAGGTACTGACTTATCAGCAGGTAGACAAGTTGGACTTTCTGCTGTAATATCTGGAACACTTTTACAATCAATGACAAATGTAAATAAAGCATTTCCAAAATTAGGAGAATTTTCAATATTTACAACTATATTGATTGTTGTTGTAGTTGGTGTAGTTATAGCAAGTATAAATGGAGTGGTTGTTGCTACATTAAATGTTCACCCATTTATAGCTACTATGGGAACAATGACTATTGTGTATGGAATAAACTCTCTTTACTATGATAAAGCAGGAGCTGCTCCAATTTCTGGATTTGTAGAAAAATATAGTAAATTTGCACAAGGTTATATAAAAATAGGTTCATATACAATACCATATTTAATTATTTATGCAGCTATAGCAACATTAATTATGTGGACTTTATGGAATAAAACTAAATTTGGTAAAAATGTATTTGCAGTTGGAGGAAATCCAGAAGCTGCAAAAGTATCAGGAGTAAATGTTGTTTTAACTCTTATGGGAATTTATGCATTATCTGGAGCATATTATGCTTTTGGTGGTTTCTTAGAAGCAGGGCGTATAGGTTCTGCAACTAACAACCTAGGATTTATGTATGAAATGGATGCTATCGCTGCCTGTGTTATAGGTGGAGTTTCATTCTATGGTGGTGTTGGTAGAATTTCAGGAGTTATCACAGGAGTTATAATTTTGACAATTATAAACTATGGACTTACTTATACAGGTGTTAGTCCATACTGGCAATATATTATAAAAGGTATAATAATTGTTACTGCTGTTGCATTTGACTCTATTAAATATGCTAAGAAAAAATAG
- the murI gene encoding glutamate racemase, translating into MAEKTQRIGIFDSGLGGTTVLKELIKSLPNEDYIYYGDNGNFPYGSGKTKNELQKLTERILDFFVKNNCKLVIVACNTASTAAIDYLREKFSLPIIGIVEAGVKIASKNTKNKNIAVISTKFTAESHGYKNKAKMLDSELNVKEIACIEFAQMIESGWDTFDNRKELLNKYLSEIPKNTDTLVLGCTHYPLIRKDIEKNIKIKVVDPAVEIVERATQTLSSLNLLNDKKEKGRIIFFVTGETYHFKPTAEKFLGKEIEIYRIPK; encoded by the coding sequence ATGGCAGAAAAAACTCAAAGAATAGGAATATTTGACTCTGGTTTAGGAGGAACAACTGTACTTAAAGAATTAATAAAATCACTTCCAAATGAAGATTACATATATTATGGGGACAATGGAAACTTCCCTTATGGTTCTGGAAAAACTAAAAATGAACTTCAAAAATTAACTGAAAGAATCCTAGATTTTTTTGTAAAAAATAATTGTAAATTAGTAATAGTAGCTTGTAACACTGCTTCAACTGCTGCTATTGATTATTTAAGAGAGAAATTTTCTTTACCTATAATTGGAATTGTGGAAGCTGGAGTAAAAATAGCAAGTAAAAATACTAAAAATAAAAATATTGCTGTGATATCAACTAAATTTACAGCAGAATCTCATGGTTATAAAAATAAAGCTAAAATGCTTGATAGTGAGTTGAATGTTAAAGAAATTGCTTGTATTGAGTTTGCACAAATGATAGAAAGTGGTTGGGATACCTTTGATAACAGAAAGGAACTTCTAAATAAGTATTTATCAGAAATTCCTAAAAATACTGATACTTTGGTATTAGGTTGTACTCACTATCCACTTATAAGAAAAGATATAGAAAAAAATATAAAAATCAAAGTGGTAGATCCAGCAGTAGAAATAGTTGAAAGAGCTACTCAAACTTTGAGTTCACTTAATCTTTTAAATGATAAAAAAGAAAAAGGCAGAATTATATTTTTTGTTACAGGAGAAACATATCATTTTAAACCCACTGCTGAAAAATTTTTAGGAAAAGAAATAGAAATTTATAGAATACCAAAATAA